Part of the Mycobacteriales bacterium genome, GAGTACCGGCGCCGCCTCGCGCGCGGCCTGGACGCGGCGGGCGCGCTGGTCGCGCCGACCCGCGCGGTGCTCGACGGCATGGGCCGCGACGGCGTCGTGATCCCGAACGCGCGCAGCGCTAGCTGGGTGCGTGCCGTGCCGAAGGAGCCGTTCGTGCTGGCGGCCGGGCGGGCGTGGGACGAGGCGAAGAACGTCGCCGCGCTGCGCCGGGTCGCGCTGCCGTGGCCGCTGGTCGTCGCGGAGGACCGGCCGTTCGCGGAGGTGGCGGGGCTGCTGTGCCGGGCGGCGGTGTTCGCGCACCCGGCGCGGTACGAGCCGTTCGGGCTGGCGTCGTTGGAGGCGGGGCTGGCCGGGTGCGCGCTGGTGCTCGGCGACGTTCCGTCGCTGCGCGAGGTGTGGGGCGACGCGGCGGTCTACGCCGACCCGGCCGACGACGCCGCGCTCGCGGCGCTCCTCGGCTCGCTGGCGGAGGACCCTGCCGCCGTGCGCGACCTCGGCGCGCGGGCCCGGGCGCGGGCGCTGACCTACTCGCCGGAGCGCCAGGCCGTTGCCTACCTCGCCGTCTATGCCGGCCTCGCCGGGGCCAGGGGGGCCGCATGAGGATCGTGCTGTTCTGCCACTCGCTGTGGTCCGACTGGAACCACGGCAACGCGCACTTCCTGCGCGGCGTCGTCACCGAGCTCCAGGAGCGCGGGCACGAGGTGCGCGTCCACGAGCCGCTGGACGGGTGGAGCCGCAGCAACCTCGTGGTCGAACACGGCCGGGCCGCGATCGACGACGCGATGGCGGCGTTCCCGCACCTGCGGTCGACGTCGTACGACCCGGCCGCGCTGGACATGCCGGCCATGACCGAGGGCGCGGACCTGGTGCTCGTGCACGAGTGGAACGAGCCCGCGCTCGTCGCCGCCGCCGGCGCGCACAAGGCGGACGGCGGGTACCGGCTGCTGTTCCACGACACGCACCACCGCGCCGTCACCAAGCCGGAGGAGATGGCCCGCTACGACCTGCGCGAGTACGACGGCGTGCTGGCGTTCGGCGGCGTGATCCGCGACCTGTACCTGGACCGCGGCTGGGCCAAGCAGGCGTGGACCTGGCACGAGGCGGCCGACGTGCGGACGTTCCAGCCGGTCGACGGCGTGCCACGCCGCGGGGACCTGGTCTGGATCGGCAACTGGGGCGACGGCGAGCGGACGAGGGAGCTGCACGAGTTCCTGCTCGGGCCGGTGCGGCGGCTCGGCCTGCGCGCGCAGGCGTACGGCGTGCGCTACCCGGACGACGCGGTGCGCGCGCTCGCCGACGCGGGCATCCGCTACGGCGGCTGGCGCGCCAACCACCGCGCGCCGCTCGCGTTCGCCGCGCACGGCGTCACCGTGCACGTGCCGCGCCGGCCGTACGTCGAGGCGTTGCCGGGCATCCCGACGATCCGGCCGTTCGAGGCGCTGGCCTGCGGCATCCCGCTGGTCTGCGCGCCGTGGGACGACGCGGAGGGGCTGTTCACGCCGGGCGCCGACTACCTCACGGTCGCGAACGGCCGGGAGATGGAGCGCGCGCTGGACGACGTGCTGCACGACGCCGCGCTGGCCGCGTCGCTGCGCGAGCACGGGCTGCGCACCATCCGCGACCGGCACACCTGCGCGCACCGCGTGGACGAGCTGCTCGCCATCTGCCGCACCGACCTCGGCCTGGAGGGCTGATGGAGATCGCGTTCTTCGGGTCCAGCCTGGTCTCGGCGTGGTGGAACGGCGCCGCGACCTACTACCGCGGCATCGTGCGCGGGCTGCACGAGCTCGGCCACGACGTGACGTTCTACGAGCCGGTCGCGTACGAGCGGCAGGAGCACCGCGACATCCCCGACCCGGACTGGGCGCGCGTCGTCGTGTACCCGGCCGAGTCGCCGTCCGGCGTGCGCGACGTGGTGGCGCGCGCGCGGTCGGCGGACGTCGTGGTCAAGACCAGCGGCGTCGGCGTGTACGACGACGTCCTCGAGGACGCGGTCGCCGCGCTGGACGGGCCGGCGGTGCGGATCTTCTGGGACGTCGACGCGCCGGCCACGCTGGCCCGGCTCGACGCCGACGAGGCGGACCCGTTCCGCGCGCTGCTGCCGGCCTACGACCTGGTGCTGACCTACGGCGGCGGCGCGCCGGTCGTGGACCGCTACCTCGGCCTCGGCGCGAAGGACTGCGTCGTCGTCTACAACGCGTTCGACCCGCGCACGCACTTCCGCGTCGAACCGGACCCGCGGTTCGCCTGCGACCTGGCGCTGCTCGCGAACCGGCTGCCGGACCGCGAGGAGCGGATCGAGGAGTTCTTCCTGCGCGCGGCCACGCTGCTGCCGGAGCGGTCGTTCCTGCTCGGCGGCAACGGCTGGGACGGCAAGCCGCTGCCGCCCAACGTGCGCGCGATCGGCCACGTCGGCACCGAGGAGCACAACGCGTTCAACTGCACGCCGCTCGCCGTCCTCAACGTCACCCGCGACAGCATGGCCGCCAACGGCTGGTCGCCGGCGACCCGCGTCTTCGAGGCGGCGGGCGTCGGCGCCTGCCTGCTCACCGACGCGTGGCAGGGGATCGAGGACTTCCTGGCGCCGGGTGGCGAGGTGCTCGTCGCCGCGGACGGGGCGGAGGTGGCCGCGCACCTGGCGGCGCTGACCCCGGTGTCCGCGCGGGAGGTCGGGTCGCGGGCGGCGGACCGGGTGCTCCGCGACCACACCTACGCGCAGCGCGCCGCGCAGGTCGACGCGCTGCTGCGGGAGCGCGCGTGAACGTCGTCCTCCTCGGCCTCTCCGTCACCTCCTCGTGGGGCAACGGCCACGCGACCAACTACCGCGCGCTGATGCGCGCGCTGGCCGCGCGCGGCGACGACGTGACGTTCCTCGAACGCGACGTTCCCTGGTACGCCGCGAACCGCGACCTGCCCTCCCCGCCGTGGGGGCGGACCGTGCTGTACGGCTCGCTGCCCGAGCTGACCGGCGGGTACGCGGACGCCGTGCGCGACGCCGACCTCGTCGTCGTCGGCTCGTACGTGCCCGACGGCGTCGACGTCGCGCGCTGGGTCACCGAGACGGCGCGCGGGGTCACGGCGTTCTACGACATCGACACTCCGGTCACCCTCGCCGCGCTGGCCCGTGGCGAGTGCGCGTACCTGGTGCCGGAGCTGGTGAAGGCGTTCGACCTGTACCTGTCGTTCACCAGCGGGCCGACCCTCGACCTGGTCGAGCGGGAGTACGGCGCGCCGCGCGCGCGGGCGTTCCACTGCCTGGTCGACCCGGACGCGTACCCGCCTCTGGACCGGCCGGTGCGGTGGGACCTCGGCTACCTCGGCACGTACAGCGACGACCGGCAGCCGGTGCTCGACGCGCTGCTGCTCGAACCCGCCCGCCGCCGCCCGGACCTGCGCTTCGTCGTCGCCGGGCCGCAGTACCCGGACACGATCGACTGGCCGGCCAACGTCGAACGCATCGAGCACCTGCCGCCCGGCGAGCACCCGGAGTTCTACGCCGCGCAGCGGCTCACCCTCAACGTCACCCGCGCCGACATGAAGGCCGCCGGCTGGTCGCCGAGCGTCCGGCTGTTCGAGGCGGCGGCGTGCGCCGTGCCGGTGGTGAGCGACCGGTGGGACGGGCTCGGCAGCTTCTTCACCCCGGGCGAGGAGCTGTTCGTCGCGGACGGGCCCGACGACGTGCTGCGGGTGCTCGACGCGCTGGACGGTGCCACGCGGGCTCGGGTCGGTGCGGCGGCGCGGGCGCGGGTGCTGGCAGAGCACACGGCGGAGCACCGGGTCGCCCAGCTCGCCGGGTACGTCGCGGAGGTGCGCCGGTGACGTTGCAGTCGATGGGCGCGGCGGCGGTCCGCGACCTGGGGCCGTGGTTCCACAACCTGCACCTGCCGGACGGGACGCAGACCGCGCCGGACCATCCGTTCGGCGACTTCCCGGCGTTCAAGTGGGCCGAGCTCGGCCCGGCGCTGCCCGCCGACCTGTCCGGCTGCCGCGCGCTGGAGGTCGGGTGCAACGCCGGCTTCTACACGTTCGAGCTGGCCAGGCGCGGCGCCGACGTGCTCGCGATCGACCATGACGAGCACTACCTCGCGCAGGCGCGGTGGGCGTGCGGGCAGTACGGGCTGGGGGAGCGCATCGAGTTCCGCCGGCTGGGGGTGTACGAGCTGGCGCGGGTCGAGGAGACGTTCGACCTGGTGCTGTTCATGGGCGTGCTGTACCACCTGCGCTACCCGCTGCTCGCGCTCGACCTGGTCGCCGAGCGCGTCGCCGGCACGCTGGTCCTCCAGACGCTGACGCTGCCCGGCGACGCCCCGCCGGTCGAGCCGCCGGCGGACCTGCCGTACGAGGAGCGGTCGCGGTTGCTGGAGCCGGGCTGGCCGGCGATGGCGTTCGTGGAGCACTCGCTGGCGGGGGACCCGACGAACTGGTGGGTGCCCGCCGCGGGCGCCGTCGAGGCGATGGTGCGCAGCACCGGACTGCGGGTCGTGGCGCGACCGGGGCACGAGATGTGGCTCTGCGAGCGCGACACCACCTCCCCGCACCGGGACGAGCTGAACGTGGCGACCGGGCGATCCCGGTAGGTTCGGTGCGTGCAGTACGTGTTCCCGGGGTGTCGCGTGCTCGTCGACGAGGGCGACCAGTACGTCGAGACGCGGTTCCCCGACGGCACGAAGGTCGGCTCCACCCCGAACGACGACGCGCACACGTTGGACGTCGCCGCCGAGCTCGGCTACGGCACCGACACCTGGACGATGTCGCGCGACCACGAGATCGCGCACTCCTGGCTGGCGCTGCGCGACGGGCTGCCGCACTCGCCGACGATGTGGCGGCTCGCCCATCCGTACGGCGACGGCATCCCGGACGACGCCGCCGTCGCGGAGGAGGAGCGGCGCGTCCTCGACTTCCAGCGGACGCTCGACAAGGACGGCGCGCGCCCGTGGGACGTGGCGGACGTGCCGGCGAAGTCGGACCTGGACTGGTCGCGCGTCTGACCTCGCGTCACGCCGTCACGTCGCGGCGGGCGAACACCGCCGCCGCGACCACGGCCGCCGCCGCGCCGTACGCCGCCACCGTCGCGAGCGCCCGGCCCGCCGAGACCTCCGGCGTGCCGCCCGCCGCGAACGTCTCGAGCAGCAGCCCGGGGAACACCCGTGTCGCCGGCCCCCACGCGTCCTGCATGAGGTGCTCGAACGGCCCGGCCCAGGCGATGCCGACGGCGAGGGCGACCGGCACCGAACGCAGCAGCACGGCGAGCGCGGTCCCGAGCACGGCGTAGCCGGCGACCCAGACGAGCACCGCGGTGTAGTCGGCGGCCGCCGCGGCGACCGCGCTCCCGCTGGTCCACGCGTCGGTGTCGACGCCGCGGCCGGGCGCCTGGACCAGTGCCGCGACCCAGGTCACCGCCTCGGCGAACGCCAGCGTCACGGCGGCGAAGGTGAGCAGCGCGGCGAGCTTGCCCGCGAGGAGGCGGACGCGGCGCGGCTCGCGCAGCAGCATCGTGCGGAACGTCCCCCGCGAGAACTCGACGGCGACCAGCCCGACGAACACGACGAACACGAACGTCCCGGCGAACGCCACCGCGACGCGGAACACGTCGGTGCCGCCGCCGGCCGCCGCGAGCGCCTCGACGGTGCGGGTGCGGCCGGTGGCCGCGCGGGTGCCGGGTCCGGGTCCGGCCGCGGCCAGGACGATCGCGGACGAGCCGACGCCGAACACGAGCGCGACGAGCGCGGTCAGCAGGACCGGGCGGCGGCGCAGCAGCTTGGCCAGCTCGGCGCGGTAGGCGCGGGTCATCGGGAGACCTCCAGCATACGGAAGTACGTGGACTCGAGCGTCGGGCGGCGCACGTGCAGCTCGGCGAGGGTGATGCCGGCGGTGGCGGCCGCGGCGTTGAGGGACGCGGCGGTGCGACGTGCCTCGTCGGCAGCGACCGTCACGACCAGGCCGTCGCCGTCGCGGTTGGCGGCGAGGCCGGTGGCGGCGACGAGGTCGGCGAGGGCCCGCAGGTCCGCCGGGTCCAGCGGGGCCAGCACGACCTCCGGCGTGCCCGCGAAGCTCGTCGCCGGACCGGCGAAGGAGAGCCGGCCGCGGTCGATGACGAGCAGCCAGTCGCAGACCTGCTCCAGCTCGGCGAGCAGGTGCGACGACACGAGCACGGTGCGCCCGCCGGCCGCGACGCGGGCGACGAGGTCGCGGACGTCGCTCATGCCGGCCGGGTCGAGGCCGTTGGTCGGCTCGTCCAGCACGAGCAGCGCGGGGTCGCCGAGCAGCGCGGCGGCGATGCCGAGCCGCTGCTTCATGCCGAGCGAGTACGAGCCGAAGCGGTCGCCGGCGCGCTCGGTCAGCCCGGCGAGGTCGAGGACCTCGGGGATGCGGCGCTCGTCGTGGCCTGCGAGCCGGGCGAGGACGCGGAGGTTCTCGACCGCGGTGAGCGCGGGCCAGAGCGCCGGCCCCTCGACCAGCGCGCCGACGCGGCCGAGGTACCGCTCGGGGTGCTCGATGGGCTCGCCGAGGACGGTGCCGGTGCCGGCGGTGGGGCGGACGAGGCCGAGCAGCATGGCCATGGTCGTGGTCTTGCCGGCGCCGTTCGGCCCGACGAAGCCGGCGACGACGCCGCGCGGCACCTCGACGGCGAGCGCGTCGACGGCGACGCGGGAGCCGTAGCGCTTGGTGAGGCCCTGGAGGGCGAGGACTGTCATGCGGACCAGCCTCGCGGCGCGAGCAGCGCACGTCGTCCGCCGGGGAGCGGCAGTCGCGGCTACGTCGACGGGCGTACGAGGCCCGACTGGTACGCGAACACGACGAGCTGCGCGCGGTCGCGCGCCTGGAGCTTGACCATCGCGCGGCTGACGTGGGTGCGGGCGGTCGCGGGGCTGAGGACGAGCCGCGCGGCGATCTCGTCGTTGGTGAGCCCCTGCGCGACGAGCGCCACGACCTCGCGCTCGCGCTCGGTCAGCACGGTCATGCTCGCGGGCGTGACGTCGGCGCGGGTGGGGCGCGAGGCGAACTCGGCGATGAGCCGCCGGGTCACGCTCGGCGAGAGCAGCGCCTCGCCCGCCGCCACCTCGCGCACCGCGCGCACGAGGTCGGCGGGCTGCGTGTGCTTGACGAGGAAGCCGCTGGCCCCGAGCCGCAGCGCCTCGAACACGTACTCGTCCAGCTCGAACGTCGTCAGCACGAGCACCCGGACCCCGGCGAGGCCGGCGTCGGCGCCGATGCGGCGCAACGCCTCCAGCCCGTCGACGCCGGGCATGCGGACGTCCATGAGCACGACGTCCGGGCGCAGCGCGCGGGTGAGCTCGACGGCGGCCGCGCCGTCGTCGGCCTCGCCGACCACCTCGACGTCGTCCTCGGCGTCGAGCAGCAGCCGGAACCCGGCCCGCACCAGTGGCTGGTCGTCGGCCAGCAGCACCCGGATCAACGCCGCTCCCACACTGCGCGCACGGCGAACCCGCCGCCCGGCGCCGGCCCGGCCGTGACGCTGCCGCCGGTCGCGGCGGCGCGCTCGCGCATGCCGCGGATGCCGACGCCGGTGCCGTCGGTCGCGCCGCCCGCGCCGGCGCCGTCGTCGGTCACCGACACCTCCAGCGCGCCACCGGGACCGGCGCGCACGGTCACGGCGGCGGTCGCGCGCGGCGCGTGCCGCAGCACGTTGGTCAGGGACTCCTGCACGATCCGGTACGCCGCCGTCCCCACGGCCGCGGGTACGGCGTCGAGCGGGCCGTCGAGCGCGAGCGTGACGGCGAGGCCGTTGGCCCGGCTGGTGGCGACGAGGTCGGCGACGCGGTCCAGCCCGGGGGTCGGCGCGCGGTCGGCCCGCTCCCCGTCGTCGCGCAGCAGCGTCAGCATCGCGCCGAGCTCGTCCAGCACGTCGCCGCTCGCGCGGCGGATCGCCGCGAGCGCCTCCTTCGCGGCGTCGGGGCGGCGGTCGAGGACGTGCTCGGCGGCGCCGGCCTGGACGCTGATCGTCGCCATCGCGTGCGCGACGCTGTCGTGCAGGTCGCGGGCGATGCGCAGCCGGTCCTCGGCCACGAGCCGGCGCGCCTCCTCCTCGCGGGTGCGTTCGAGGTCGCGGGCCCGCTCCTCTGCCTGCGCGAGGTACCGGTGGCGGTTGGTGACGGCGTCGCCGAGGAACACGGCGGCGGCGGACCAGCCGGCGAAGACCAGCGGCAGCGGCGACAGGCCGTGCCCGCCGGCGAGGCCGGCGACGAGGAGCGTGACGCCGAGCAGCGCCGCGCCGGTGAGCGCGGTGCGCCGGTCGGTCGCGCGGCGCAGCACGTACAGCGCGATCCACGCGGTGGCGAAGACCGGCCCGCCGACGTAGCCGCGGACGACGTAGGCCGCCAGCACGGCGGTGACCACGCCGAGAGTGGTCCGCGGCCACCGCCGCACGATGCCGACGGAGGCGCCCGCCGCGACGAGCAGGGCGTACCCCGCCGGGTCGAGGGCCCGCTCCGACGCCCCGCGCGGGATGTGCGACGTGACGGCGACGAGGAACGCCGTGACGCCCGCGGCCACGACGACGTCCACCGGCCACGAGGCGCGGCGGCGGCGGCAGACGGGCGGAGCGGTCACGGCAGCGAGCCTAGGAGCAGCGGGCGCCGAGCGCGTCGGCCCCTGTGCGTAAACCCCGGCTACGTCCGGGGACGTACGCCGTCGTACGGGTGGAACCGCGGACATGGCGGCACTGCGTCGCGCAGCGCCGGCGGCGTCAGCGCCCGACGGTGTTGCTCGCCCACACCGCCCGGCCGGACGAGCTGTAGAGCACGAGGTTCCCGTCACTCTGCATCACCAGGCGGTTGGCACCGGACCCGACGGTGTTCGTCGCCCAGACCGCGCCGGTCGCCGAGTAGACCACCAGGTTCCCGTCGTCCTGCACGATCGCGAACCGGCCGCTGCGGCCGGTGGCCCAGACCGCCGTGCCCCACCGGTTGTAGATCACGAGGTTGCCGTCGCCCTGCATGCAGAGGCGGTACCGGCCGTCCGCGGACTGGAGCCACTGGCCGCGATCGAGCTTCTGGCCGGTCGTGAGGCTGTCGCCGCACACCGCCCACTCGCCCTCCGGCGTGCGGTTGACGTAGTCGCGCCAGCGGACGGTGTCCGCCGGGATGCCGCGCGCCTTGAGGCAGTAGTACCCGCCGGGCGACGGGATCCAGTGCCGCCGGCCGTCGGTGTCGACGTAGTGGCTGTCACCGTCGGGGTGGCTGATGATGCGTCCCTTCAGCGTCTCGACGTCATAGCAGTAGTCCCACTCGCTGCCGCGGAACTGGTTCACGTACTCGCGCCACGCGGTGTCGAGGACGCCGACTCCCTGGCGGACGCGGCAGGCATACGTGGCGCCGTCCGGCACCCACGTCTTCGTGTCGTCGGGGTGCACGAAGTAGCTGTCGCCGTCGCTGTGCCGCAGGACGTGCCCGCGGAACACCACCGGGTCGAAGCACCAGTCCCAGCCGGTGTCGGGGAACGCCGTCACGTACTCGCGCCACCGCGTCTCGACCAGCTGCTTCCCCTGCCGCATGCGGCACTGCCACGTCGGCGAGTCGGGGACCCAGGTACGGGTGTCGTCCGGATGGATGTAGTGGACGTCACCGTCCGCGTGCCGCAGCACCTTGCCACGCAGGTTCGCCTTGTTGAGGCAGTAGTGCCAGCCGACCTCGTCAACGGTGCCGACGAAGCCGTCGGGAACGTCACGGACCACTACGCCCCGCCCGCGCTCGCAGTCCCAGGTGGGGCTGTCGGGGATCCACTCGCGGCGGCCTTCGTTGTTGACGAAGTGGGCGTCGCCGCCGGGCGCGCGGACGATGCAGCTCGCGTCGGGCACCGGTGCCGCCGCGGCGATCTCGGTGACCTGGTACCGGGTCACCGGCACCACCCGCCGGCCTTCGGCGCGCGCGCAGACGTAGCTGCGTGCCGACGGGATCCACCGCCGTACGGCGGGTGGACCGGCCTGGTACACGTAGCTGTCGCCGTCGGGGTGCCGGATGATGTCGCCGTCACTGGCGGTGAAGCACGCGGCGTGCTCCGTCTCCGGGATCGCCTTCACCTTCTCCCACGAGACGCCGTCGAGGGTGTTGGCCCACCCGCCGAGGCAGGCGAAGACGCCGCCGTCGGGGATCCAGTGCCGGTAGTTGGTGCGGTCGACGTAGTACGCCGTCCCGTCCGGGAGCCGCACGATGTGTCCCGGCCACGACGGTGAGGCGACCGGGTCGCTGTCGTTGGGGCCGCGGAACGTGAACATCGAATGTGCCGGGACCACGAACCGGTGCTCGGGGCCGCCCCACGCGCGGACGCTGATCACCTGCTGCTGGTCCGAGGCGTTCTGCCCGACGACGCCGATCGTGCCGTCCTTCAGGAACGCCGCCACGTCACCGACGTCCGACGTGCTGCCGATCACGGTCGAGCCGGGCGAGGCGGCCTGCGCCAGGTGGGCCAGCACGTAGTACTCGGGCCCAGGGTGCCAGGTGCCGTCCCGGTCGACCGTGACGACGCCGTTGCAGGTCTGGCAGGGTCCGTTCTCGACGGGTCCCGGCAGGTGGTGGCCGTGGTCCTGGTCGAGCGCGAGGTTCCACATGAACAGCCCGGTCG contains:
- a CDS encoding response regulator transcription factor; translated protein: MIRVLLADDQPLVRAGFRLLLDAEDDVEVVGEADDGAAAVELTRALRPDVVLMDVRMPGVDGLEALRRIGADAGLAGVRVLVLTTFELDEYVFEALRLGASGFLVKHTQPADLVRAVREVAAGEALLSPSVTRRLIAEFASRPTRADVTPASMTVLTEREREVVALVAQGLTNDEIAARLVLSPATARTHVSRAMVKLQARDRAQLVVFAYQSGLVRPST
- a CDS encoding glycosyltransferase is translated as MRIVLFCHSLWSDWNHGNAHFLRGVVTELQERGHEVRVHEPLDGWSRSNLVVEHGRAAIDDAMAAFPHLRSTSYDPAALDMPAMTEGADLVLVHEWNEPALVAAAGAHKADGGYRLLFHDTHHRAVTKPEEMARYDLREYDGVLAFGGVIRDLYLDRGWAKQAWTWHEAADVRTFQPVDGVPRRGDLVWIGNWGDGERTRELHEFLLGPVRRLGLRAQAYGVRYPDDAVRALADAGIRYGGWRANHRAPLAFAAHGVTVHVPRRPYVEALPGIPTIRPFEALACGIPLVCAPWDDAEGLFTPGADYLTVANGREMERALDDVLHDAALAASLREHGLRTIRDRHTCAHRVDELLAICRTDLGLEG
- a CDS encoding glycosyltransferase encodes the protein MNVVLLGLSVTSSWGNGHATNYRALMRALAARGDDVTFLERDVPWYAANRDLPSPPWGRTVLYGSLPELTGGYADAVRDADLVVVGSYVPDGVDVARWVTETARGVTAFYDIDTPVTLAALARGECAYLVPELVKAFDLYLSFTSGPTLDLVEREYGAPRARAFHCLVDPDAYPPLDRPVRWDLGYLGTYSDDRQPVLDALLLEPARRRPDLRFVVAGPQYPDTIDWPANVERIEHLPPGEHPEFYAAQRLTLNVTRADMKAAGWSPSVRLFEAAACAVPVVSDRWDGLGSFFTPGEELFVADGPDDVLRVLDALDGATRARVGAAARARVLAEHTAEHRVAQLAGYVAEVRR
- a CDS encoding histidine kinase, which gives rise to MTAPPVCRRRRASWPVDVVVAAGVTAFLVAVTSHIPRGASERALDPAGYALLVAAGASVGIVRRWPRTTLGVVTAVLAAYVVRGYVGGPVFATAWIALYVLRRATDRRTALTGAALLGVTLLVAGLAGGHGLSPLPLVFAGWSAAAVFLGDAVTNRHRYLAQAEERARDLERTREEEARRLVAEDRLRIARDLHDSVAHAMATISVQAGAAEHVLDRRPDAAKEALAAIRRASGDVLDELGAMLTLLRDDGERADRAPTPGLDRVADLVATSRANGLAVTLALDGPLDAVPAAVGTAAYRIVQESLTNVLRHAPRATAAVTVRAGPGGALEVSVTDDGAGAGGATDGTGVGIRGMRERAAATGGSVTAGPAPGGGFAVRAVWERR
- a CDS encoding glycosyltransferase, which produces MEIAFFGSSLVSAWWNGAATYYRGIVRGLHELGHDVTFYEPVAYERQEHRDIPDPDWARVVVYPAESPSGVRDVVARARSADVVVKTSGVGVYDDVLEDAVAALDGPAVRIFWDVDAPATLARLDADEADPFRALLPAYDLVLTYGGGAPVVDRYLGLGAKDCVVVYNAFDPRTHFRVEPDPRFACDLALLANRLPDREERIEEFFLRAATLLPERSFLLGGNGWDGKPLPPNVRAIGHVGTEEHNAFNCTPLAVLNVTRDSMAANGWSPATRVFEAAGVGACLLTDAWQGIEDFLAPGGEVLVAADGAEVAAHLAALTPVSAREVGSRAADRVLRDHTYAQRAAQVDALLRERA
- a CDS encoding TIGR04290 family methyltransferase, with product MTLQSMGAAAVRDLGPWFHNLHLPDGTQTAPDHPFGDFPAFKWAELGPALPADLSGCRALEVGCNAGFYTFELARRGADVLAIDHDEHYLAQARWACGQYGLGERIEFRRLGVYELARVEETFDLVLFMGVLYHLRYPLLALDLVAERVAGTLVLQTLTLPGDAPPVEPPADLPYEERSRLLEPGWPAMAFVEHSLAGDPTNWWVPAAGAVEAMVRSTGLRVVARPGHEMWLCERDTTSPHRDELNVATGRSR
- a CDS encoding ATP-binding cassette domain-containing protein is translated as MTVLALQGLTKRYGSRVAVDALAVEVPRGVVAGFVGPNGAGKTTTMAMLLGLVRPTAGTGTVLGEPIEHPERYLGRVGALVEGPALWPALTAVENLRVLARLAGHDERRIPEVLDLAGLTERAGDRFGSYSLGMKQRLGIAAALLGDPALLVLDEPTNGLDPAGMSDVRDLVARVAAGGRTVLVSSHLLAELEQVCDWLLVIDRGRLSFAGPATSFAGTPEVVLAPLDPADLRALADLVAATGLAANRDGDGLVVTVAADEARRTAASLNAAAATAGITLAELHVRRPTLESTYFRMLEVSR
- a CDS encoding glycosyltransferase: MTRVLMTADAVGGVWTYAVELADALARHGVATTIATMGRAPSPAQRAAAAAHDLRESTFALEWTDDPWRDVDAAGEWLLGLAAEVRPDVVHLNGYAHAALPWPAPVVVVAHSDVLSWFRAVRGTEAPAEWDEYRRRLARGLDAAGALVAPTRAVLDGMGRDGVVIPNARSASWVRAVPKEPFVLAAGRAWDEAKNVAALRRVALPWPLVVAEDRPFAEVAGLLCRAAVFAHPARYEPFGLASLEAGLAGCALVLGDVPSLREVWGDAAVYADPADDAALAALLGSLAEDPAAVRDLGARARARALTYSPERQAVAYLAVYAGLAGARGAA